The following are from one region of the Polaribacter marinaquae genome:
- a CDS encoding leucine--tRNA ligase — protein MQYNHQEIEENWQNFWAENETFKAENNSEKPKYYVLDMFPYPSGAGLHVGHPLGYIASDIYARYKRHKGFNVLHPQGYDSFGLPAEQYAIQTGQHPAKTTEANIATYRKQLDKIGFSFDWSREVRTSSPEYYKWTQSIFIELFNSWYNKDADKAEDISSLEKIFNKEGNANVNAVSDEEIAIFSADEWKAYSAKEQEEILLQYRLTFLSDTEVNWCPALGTVLANDEIVNGVSERGSHPVIRKKMTQWSMRISAYAQRLLDGLEKIDWPQPLKDSQTNWIGRSQGAMVTFKVEETAVNTSSEVKLSYKELEDLKEVRLNLTKAETTLWNELKNKKGASKFRKKYTIGTFMVDFVCIAKNLIVEFSGKEDEAERTTYFNNEGFHVIRFTNEEVLDNVVKVVSEINTAIQFPKEIEKTTVKEVVKKKNEYKIDVFTTRPDTIYGVSFMTLAPEHELVSKITTDAQKAEVEAYIAATAKRSERDRMADVKTISGAFTGAYAIHPFSGEKVQIWIGDYVLASYGTGAVMAVPCGDQRDYDFAKHFGIPIPNIFEGVDISKEAHTDKEGTVIANSDFLSGLKYKKALKLAIYEMEKRGFGYGKINYRLRDAVFSRQRYWGEPFPVYYKDGMPQMIDEKHLPIVLPEVEKYLPTEDGKPPLGNATEWAWDSRAKKVVSNDKLKNKTVYPLELNTMPGWAGSSWYFNRYMDASNTEEFASKEALNYWKEVDLYIGGSEHATGHLLYARFWQKFLFDKGIVPVDEFAKKLINQGMILGTSAFVYKATPFVKNGCAIDKSNDDVIEKIPAVFVSKNLFTSDDEFETVVKNYLLDKGLLNPNYADLVMIVKTPLHADVSLVNASDDLDIEGFKEHPLNAEYKDAAFILEEGVYKVGREVEKMSKSKYNVVNPDDIVKEYGADSLRLFEMFLGPLEQAKPWKTSGISGVSSFLKKLWKLYFNGEEFSVSDDKATKEELKTLHKTIKKVEEDIENFSFNTSVSTFMIAVNELTALKCNKREILEPLLVLLSPYAPHITEELYSRLGNKESISTAAFPVFDAKHLVESAKVYPISFNGKMRFTLELPLDLSKEEIEKTVMEHEKTIAQLDGRTPKKVIIVPGKIVNIVG, from the coding sequence ATGCAATATAATCATCAAGAAATAGAAGAAAATTGGCAAAATTTTTGGGCAGAAAACGAAACTTTTAAAGCCGAAAATAATTCTGAAAAACCAAAATATTACGTGTTAGATATGTTTCCTTATCCGTCTGGTGCAGGTTTACATGTTGGGCATCCTTTAGGCTATATTGCAAGTGATATTTATGCACGTTACAAACGTCATAAAGGTTTTAATGTATTACATCCGCAAGGGTATGATTCTTTTGGTTTGCCTGCAGAACAATATGCAATACAAACAGGGCAACACCCTGCAAAAACTACAGAAGCAAATATTGCAACGTATAGAAAACAATTAGATAAAATTGGTTTTTCTTTCGATTGGAGCAGAGAAGTAAGAACTTCTAGTCCAGAATACTATAAATGGACGCAATCCATTTTTATTGAGTTATTTAATTCTTGGTATAACAAAGATGCTGACAAAGCAGAAGATATTTCTAGCTTAGAAAAAATCTTTAATAAAGAAGGAAATGCAAATGTAAATGCAGTTTCAGATGAAGAGATAGCTATTTTTTCTGCGGATGAATGGAAAGCTTATTCAGCGAAAGAACAAGAAGAAATTTTATTACAATATCGTTTAACTTTTTTATCTGATACAGAAGTAAATTGGTGTCCGGCATTAGGAACCGTTTTGGCAAATGATGAAATTGTAAACGGAGTATCAGAAAGAGGAAGTCATCCGGTAATTCGTAAAAAAATGACGCAATGGTCTATGCGAATTTCTGCTTATGCACAACGTTTGTTAGACGGTTTAGAAAAAATAGATTGGCCACAACCATTAAAAGATTCTCAAACCAATTGGATTGGGCGTTCGCAAGGTGCTATGGTGACTTTTAAAGTAGAAGAAACTGCTGTAAATACATCATCAGAAGTAAAACTATCTTATAAAGAATTAGAAGATTTAAAAGAAGTTCGATTAAATTTAACCAAAGCAGAAACTACACTTTGGAATGAGTTAAAGAACAAAAAAGGAGCATCAAAATTTAGAAAAAAGTATACAATTGGTACTTTTATGGTAGACTTTGTATGTATAGCTAAAAATTTAATAGTAGAGTTTTCTGGTAAAGAAGATGAAGCTGAAAGAACAACTTATTTTAATAACGAAGGTTTTCATGTAATACGTTTTACAAATGAAGAGGTTTTAGATAATGTTGTAAAAGTAGTATCAGAAATAAATACAGCAATTCAGTTTCCGAAAGAAATTGAAAAAACAACTGTAAAAGAAGTTGTTAAAAAGAAAAACGAATATAAAATTGATGTTTTTACCACAAGACCAGATACTATTTATGGTGTAAGTTTTATGACGTTGGCGCCAGAGCACGAACTAGTTTCTAAAATTACAACAGACGCTCAAAAAGCAGAAGTAGAGGCTTATATTGCTGCAACAGCTAAAAGATCTGAACGTGATAGAATGGCAGATGTAAAAACAATTTCTGGTGCATTTACAGGTGCATATGCTATACATCCTTTTTCTGGTGAAAAGGTACAAATCTGGATTGGAGATTATGTTTTAGCAAGTTATGGTACAGGTGCAGTAATGGCGGTTCCTTGCGGCGATCAACGTGATTATGATTTTGCAAAACATTTTGGTATCCCAATTCCTAATATTTTCGAAGGCGTAGATATTTCTAAAGAAGCACACACAGATAAAGAAGGAACTGTAATTGCGAATTCAGACTTTTTATCAGGATTAAAATATAAAAAAGCACTAAAACTTGCCATTTACGAAATGGAAAAAAGAGGTTTTGGTTACGGTAAAATAAACTACAGATTAAGAGACGCTGTTTTTAGTAGACAACGTTATTGGGGAGAACCTTTTCCGGTTTATTATAAAGACGGAATGCCACAAATGATAGATGAAAAACATTTACCAATTGTGTTGCCAGAAGTAGAAAAATATTTACCAACAGAAGATGGTAAACCACCATTAGGAAATGCAACAGAATGGGCATGGGATTCTCGTGCTAAAAAAGTAGTTTCTAATGATAAATTAAAGAATAAAACAGTTTATCCTTTAGAATTAAATACAATGCCTGGGTGGGCAGGAAGTTCTTGGTACTTTAATCGCTATATGGATGCTTCTAATACAGAAGAATTTGCAAGCAAAGAAGCTTTAAATTACTGGAAAGAAGTAGATTTATACATTGGTGGTTCCGAACACGCAACAGGGCATTTACTATATGCTCGTTTTTGGCAAAAATTCTTGTTTGATAAAGGAATTGTGCCTGTAGATGAGTTTGCTAAAAAGCTTATAAACCAAGGTATGATTTTAGGAACTTCTGCATTTGTTTACAAAGCGACTCCGTTTGTTAAAAACGGTTGCGCAATAGACAAATCTAACGACGATGTTATCGAGAAAATACCGGCCGTTTTTGTTTCTAAAAATTTATTTACTTCTGATGACGAATTTGAAACTGTTGTTAAAAATTATTTATTAGATAAAGGTTTACTAAATCCTAATTACGCAGATTTAGTAATGATTGTTAAAACACCTTTGCACGCAGATGTATCTTTGGTAAATGCTTCGGATGATTTAGATATCGAAGGATTTAAAGAACATCCTTTAAATGCAGAGTATAAAGATGCCGCATTTATTTTAGAAGAAGGAGTTTATAAAGTTGGGCGAGAAGTAGAAAAAATGTCTAAATCGAAGTACAATGTTGTTAATCCTGATGATATTGTAAAAGAGTACGGTGCAGATTCATTGCGTTTGTTCGAAATGTTTTTAGGGCCGTTAGAGCAAGCAAAACCATGGAAAACTTCAGGTATTTCTGGTGTTTCTTCATTTTTAAAGAAGCTTTGGAAACTTTATTTTAACGGAGAAGAATTTTCTGTTTCTGATGATAAAGCAACCAAAGAAGAATTAAAAACATTACACAAAACAATTAAAAAGGTAGAAGAAGATATAGAGAATTTCTCTTTTAACACATCTGTTTCTACATTTATGATTGCTGTAAATGAGTTAACTGCTTTAAAATGTAACAAGCGTGAAATCTTAGAACCTTTATTGGTATTATTATCGCCTTATGCACCACATATTACAGAAGAATTGTATAGTAGATTAGGAAATAAAGAATCTATATCTACAGCAGCTTTTCCTGTTTTTGATGCAAAACATTTAGTAGAAAGTGCCAAAGTATATCCTATTTCTTTTAACGGTAAAATGCGTTTTACATTAGAACTTCCTTTAGATTTATCTAAAGAAGAAATCGAGAAAACAGTAATGGAGCACGAAAAAACAATAGCACAATTAGATGGTAGAACACCCAAAAAAGTTATTATTGTACCAGGAAAAATTGTAAATATTGTAGGTTAA
- a CDS encoding DUF2911 domain-containing protein, producing MKKSILAIAVFAITLFSGTDSFAQKWKKLDVSPMDASTFPDNWRESNKVVKVVYGRPQLKGRDLAKLAPAGKVWRTGANEAAEITFFKDVFFGGKAVKAGTYSLFTIPSAEGDWTVILNKARNVWGHYTYKEIEDVIRVKGTVSKSEENIEAFSMIFEDDMTLKMGWANTVVSVPIKTEIIEK from the coding sequence ATGAAAAAATCAATTTTAGCAATTGCAGTATTTGCAATTACATTATTTAGCGGTACAGATTCTTTTGCGCAAAAATGGAAAAAATTAGATGTAAGTCCTATGGATGCTTCTACGTTTCCTGACAATTGGAGAGAATCAAATAAGGTAGTAAAAGTTGTTTATGGTCGTCCGCAGTTAAAAGGTAGAGATTTAGCAAAATTAGCACCAGCAGGTAAAGTTTGGAGAACCGGAGCAAACGAAGCTGCAGAAATTACATTTTTTAAAGACGTATTTTTTGGTGGTAAAGCTGTAAAAGCAGGAACGTATTCTTTGTTTACAATTCCTTCTGCAGAAGGAGATTGGACAGTTATATTAAATAAAGCTAGAAACGTTTGGGGGCATTATACCTACAAAGAAATAGAAGATGTAATTAGAGTAAAAGGTACTGTTTCTAAATCCGAAGAAAATATAGAAGCTTTTTCTATGATTTTTGAAGACGATATGACTTTAAAAATGGGTTGGGCAAATACAGTAGTATCTGTGCCGATTAAAACAGAAATTATTGAAAAATAA
- the feoB gene encoding ferrous iron transport protein B: MPKNDIKVALIGNPNTGKTSLFNQLTGLNQKVGNYPGVTVDKKQGTSKLSATQNALITDLPGTYSINPTSLDESIVLKTLLKKDIKESPDVILVVADVENLKRNLLLFSQIKDLEIPTVLAINMVDQMTKKGISIDLSALEKELNTEVVLISARKNQGIEDVKAAIIRCHVAAKAAPLCGINSKIDPDYFSKLKEISPNYSLYELWLMVTQNNYPDTISKEEKEKLLAFKQDVFKLKKYQHKETIYRYQEINKILKKTYLVDKSKATDIRSKLDKIFTHKIFGYVIFFLILLVIFQSVFDWATVPMDFIDATFADLSNFVKSKLAPGVLTDLLVEGIIPGIGGVIIFIPQIAILFLFIAVLEETGYMSRVVFLMDKIMRRFGMNGKSVIPLISGTACAIPAIMATRTISSWKERLITILVTPFTTCSARLPVYAILIALIIPNKRIFGFLNLQGLVLLSLYGLGFATAILAAYILHKTLKVKSKSFFIIEMPNYKVPSVKNIFFEVVEKTKAFVFGAGKIILALSIILWFLASNGPESFKNAEKNITENVANNNLNEDELNQKIASSKLENSYIGIMGKTIEPVIKPLGYDWKIGIALITSFAAREVFVGTLATIYSVESDDEDTTTIKEKMRSEVNLETGKSRFNFPVGMSLMVFYAFAMQCMATLAIVKRETKTWRWPLIQLFGMALLAYVSSFIVYQLLS, from the coding sequence ATGCCTAAAAACGATATAAAAGTTGCTTTAATAGGAAATCCTAATACCGGAAAAACTTCTTTATTTAATCAACTAACAGGTTTAAATCAAAAAGTTGGTAATTATCCAGGAGTTACAGTAGATAAAAAGCAAGGTACAAGTAAATTATCTGCAACCCAAAATGCCTTAATTACAGATTTACCAGGAACATATAGTATAAATCCTACTTCTTTAGATGAAAGTATTGTATTAAAAACATTACTTAAAAAAGATATAAAAGAATCACCAGACGTAATTTTAGTGGTTGCAGATGTAGAGAACTTAAAAAGAAATCTTTTATTGTTTTCTCAAATTAAAGATTTAGAAATTCCGACAGTTTTGGCTATTAATATGGTAGATCAAATGACTAAGAAAGGAATTTCTATAGATTTATCTGCCTTAGAAAAAGAGCTAAATACCGAAGTAGTTTTAATTAGTGCCAGAAAAAATCAAGGAATCGAAGATGTTAAAGCGGCAATTATTCGTTGCCATGTTGCGGCAAAAGCAGCACCTTTATGCGGAATTAATTCTAAAATAGATCCAGATTATTTTTCTAAACTAAAAGAAATTAGCCCTAACTATTCTTTATATGAACTGTGGTTAATGGTAACGCAGAACAATTACCCAGATACCATAAGTAAAGAAGAAAAAGAAAAGTTACTTGCCTTTAAGCAAGATGTATTTAAGTTAAAAAAATATCAGCATAAAGAAACAATTTATCGTTATCAAGAGATAAATAAAATTTTAAAGAAAACGTATTTAGTAGATAAAAGTAAAGCTACAGATATAAGAAGTAAATTAGATAAAATTTTTACACATAAAATTTTTGGTTACGTAATTTTCTTTTTAATCCTTTTGGTAATTTTTCAATCTGTTTTTGATTGGGCAACAGTACCAATGGATTTTATTGATGCCACATTTGCTGATTTATCAAACTTTGTAAAAAGTAAATTAGCACCAGGTGTTTTAACAGATTTATTGGTAGAAGGTATAATTCCTGGAATTGGAGGAGTTATTATATTTATACCTCAAATTGCAATACTATTTTTATTTATTGCTGTTTTAGAAGAAACAGGTTATATGAGTCGTGTTGTTTTTCTAATGGATAAAATTATGCGTCGTTTTGGTATGAATGGTAAAAGCGTAATTCCGTTAATTTCTGGTACCGCTTGTGCAATACCAGCTATAATGGCAACAAGAACTATTTCTAGTTGGAAAGAGCGTTTAATTACAATTTTAGTAACACCATTTACAACCTGTTCTGCGCGTTTACCAGTTTATGCAATTTTAATTGCGTTAATAATACCGAATAAAAGAATCTTCGGATTTTTAAACTTACAAGGTTTAGTTTTACTTTCTTTGTATGGTTTAGGGTTTGCAACAGCAATTTTAGCAGCCTATATATTGCATAAAACTTTAAAAGTAAAATCAAAATCGTTTTTTATAATAGAAATGCCAAACTATAAGGTTCCTTCTGTTAAAAATATCTTTTTTGAAGTAGTAGAAAAAACAAAAGCATTTGTATTTGGTGCAGGTAAAATAATATTAGCCTTGTCTATTATATTGTGGTTTTTGGCTTCTAACGGGCCAGAATCTTTTAAAAATGCAGAGAAAAACATTACAGAAAATGTAGCAAACAATAATTTAAATGAAGACGAGTTAAATCAAAAAATAGCATCCTCTAAATTAGAAAACTCATATATTGGTATAATGGGGAAAACTATAGAACCAGTTATAAAACCTTTGGGTTATGATTGGAAGATAGGAATCGCTTTAATAACATCTTTTGCAGCTAGAGAAGTTTTTGTAGGAACTTTGGCAACAATTTATAGTGTAGAGTCTGATGATGAAGATACAACCACAATTAAAGAAAAAATGCGTTCTGAAGTAAATTTAGAAACAGGTAAAAGCCGTTTCAATTTTCCGGTTGGTATGTCTTTAATGGTGTTCTATGCGTTTGCTATGCAGTGTATGGCAACGTTAGCAATTGTAAAAAGAGAAACCAAAACCTGGAGATGGCCTTTAATACAATTATTTGGTATGGCTTTACTGGCTTATGTTTCATCGTTTATAGTATATCAATTACTAAGCTAG
- a CDS encoding FeoA family protein: MSTIASLHIGEMGYISEESLDFIPLKLLEMGCLPGAEVELVQIAPLKDPLYICVNGSHLAIRKETASKIRILKANL; the protein is encoded by the coding sequence TTGAGCACAATTGCATCTTTACATATTGGCGAAATGGGGTATATATCTGAAGAATCTTTAGATTTTATTCCGTTAAAATTACTAGAAATGGGTTGTTTGCCAGGAGCCGAAGTAGAATTGGTGCAAATAGCGCCTTTAAAAGACCCTTTATATATCTGTGTAAACGGTAGTCACTTGGCCATTAGAAAAGAAACAGCTTCAAAAATAAGAATCTTAAAAGCAAATTTATAA
- a CDS encoding SCO family protein has translation MEVKFFKKSIPTLIFLAVFSAVAIPVFYHLLKVDTKLKVYSPADVNPRLVDFSMKHITKDHTIADFELTNQNGEIITNNTYKNKIYVADFFFTRCQTICIAMAYNMSELQDFYKNDKDIMFLSHSVTPVIDSVSVLKEYAERKGVVDGKWNVTTGSKQHIYELARKSYFAVLDEGSGDENDFIHTEQFVLVDKDRRIRGYYDGTEKEDMEKLKNDIVLLKDEYASE, from the coding sequence ATGGAAGTTAAATTCTTTAAAAAATCGATTCCGACACTTATTTTTTTAGCAGTTTTTTCTGCGGTTGCGATACCTGTTTTTTATCATTTGTTAAAAGTAGATACTAAGCTAAAAGTTTACAGTCCTGCAGATGTAAATCCGCGATTGGTAGATTTTTCTATGAAACATATTACAAAAGATCATACAATTGCAGATTTTGAACTAACAAATCAAAACGGAGAAATAATTACGAATAATACTTACAAAAATAAAATTTACGTAGCAGATTTCTTTTTTACACGTTGTCAAACTATTTGTATTGCAATGGCTTATAATATGAGCGAGTTGCAAGATTTTTACAAAAATGATAAAGATATTATGTTTCTTTCACACTCTGTAACACCTGTTATAGATAGTGTTTCTGTGTTAAAAGAATATGCAGAAAGAAAAGGAGTTGTAGATGGTAAGTGGAATGTAACCACAGGATCTAAACAGCATATTTACGAGCTTGCTAGAAAAAGTTATTTTGCTGTTTTAGATGAAGGAAGCGGAGATGAAAACGATTTTATTCATACAGAGCAATTTGTATTAGTTGATAAAGATAGGCGTATTCGTGGTTACTATGATGGTACGGAAAAAGAAGATATGGAGAAGTTAAAAAACGATATTGTTTTGTTAAAGGATGAATATGCATCAGAATAA
- the rseP gene encoding RIP metalloprotease RseP yields the protein MEILIKASQFILSLSLLIVLHELGHFIPAKLFKTRVEKFYLFFDYKFSIFKKKIGETVYGIGWIPLGGYVKISGMIDESMDTEQMALPPQPWEFRSKPAWQRLIIMLGGVFVNFVLGIFIYIMLMWAYGEKYLPNENVKDGVWVENKLAENLGLQTGDKILTVDGQKVKKFSGLSLEFINGNTYQIERNGQVLDKEIPENFISQLMDRGKDAGNFLNVRYPFVIAKVQKDSLNANANILPKDIVTAINGTSITYYDEAKKELAKYKGQDISLTVKRNNETKEIPVKVSNYGNLGVVFGGTSFKDLERLGYYDLEEIEYSFSEAIPAGLNKSWKTLTDYIKQLKKIFNPSTGAYKGLGGFISIGSIFPDTWSAQSFWEITAFLSIMLGFMNLLPIPALDGGHVVFTLWEMITGRKPGDKFLEYAQVVGFILLITLLLFANGNDIFRLFK from the coding sequence ATGGAAATATTAATAAAAGCATCGCAATTTATACTAAGTTTATCTTTATTAATTGTTTTGCATGAATTAGGGCATTTTATCCCTGCAAAATTGTTTAAAACTAGAGTAGAAAAATTCTACTTATTCTTCGATTATAAATTCTCTATTTTCAAGAAAAAAATAGGAGAAACCGTTTATGGTATTGGCTGGATTCCGTTAGGAGGTTATGTAAAAATCTCTGGTATGATAGACGAAAGTATGGATACCGAACAAATGGCTTTGCCACCACAACCTTGGGAGTTTAGATCTAAACCCGCATGGCAACGTTTAATTATAATGTTAGGTGGAGTTTTTGTAAACTTTGTTTTAGGTATTTTTATTTACATAATGCTAATGTGGGCCTATGGTGAAAAATATTTACCAAACGAAAATGTAAAAGATGGAGTTTGGGTAGAAAATAAATTAGCAGAAAACTTAGGCTTACAAACCGGTGATAAAATTTTAACTGTTGATGGTCAAAAAGTAAAAAAATTCTCTGGATTATCTTTAGAATTCATCAACGGTAACACTTATCAAATAGAAAGAAACGGACAAGTTTTAGACAAGGAAATACCAGAAAATTTTATTTCTCAATTAATGGATCGAGGTAAAGATGCTGGTAATTTTTTAAATGTTAGATATCCTTTTGTAATTGCAAAAGTTCAAAAAGATTCTTTAAATGCAAATGCAAATATTTTACCAAAAGATATTGTTACAGCAATTAATGGCACATCAATTACTTATTATGATGAAGCTAAAAAAGAACTTGCAAAGTATAAAGGACAAGACATTTCTTTAACAGTTAAAAGAAACAACGAAACAAAAGAAATACCCGTAAAAGTTTCTAACTACGGAAACCTAGGCGTAGTTTTTGGCGGAACCTCTTTTAAAGATTTAGAACGTTTAGGTTATTACGATTTAGAAGAAATAGAATATTCTTTTTCTGAAGCAATACCTGCTGGTTTAAACAAATCTTGGAAAACCCTAACAGATTATATAAAACAATTAAAAAAGATTTTTAACCCAAGTACTGGTGCTTATAAAGGTTTAGGTGGTTTTATTTCTATAGGAAGTATTTTTCCGGACACTTGGAGTGCACAATCTTTCTGGGAAATAACTGCTTTCTTATCTATTATGCTAGGTTTTATGAACCTTTTACCAATACCTGCCTTAGATGGTGGACATGTAGTTTTTACACTTTGGGAAATGATTACAGGTAGAAAACCAGGAGATAAATTCTTAGAATATGCACAAGTAGTTGGTTTTATTCTACTAATTACATTATTACTTTTTGCAAACGGAAATGATATATTTAGACTCTTTAAGTAG
- a CDS encoding cupin-like domain-containing protein: MSLNLSQIDTVKTITKEDFIKNYFKPQRPVVIENFVNDWPAYSKWNLDYMKQVAGDKVVPLYDDRPVDFKDGFNEPHAKMKMSEYVDLLKREPTKFRIFLWNILKEVPVLQKDFKFPDFGLRLMKGLPMLFFGGRNSHTFMHYDIDLANIFHFHFEGKKEVILFDQKQNDFLYKIPHSLIVREDIDFSNPDFDKWPALKKAKGYTTHLEHGQVLYMPEGYWHYMKYITPGFSMSLRAIARKPKNLSKAIYNVFVMRTIDNVMRRIKGQKWIDWKNEKAITRTNKLNGF, translated from the coding sequence ATGAGTTTAAACTTATCTCAAATAGATACGGTAAAAACAATAACCAAAGAAGACTTTATAAAAAATTACTTTAAGCCACAAAGACCTGTAGTAATAGAGAATTTTGTAAATGATTGGCCTGCATATTCTAAATGGAATTTAGACTATATGAAGCAAGTTGCCGGAGACAAAGTAGTGCCTTTATATGATGATAGACCTGTAGATTTTAAAGATGGCTTTAACGAGCCGCATGCTAAAATGAAAATGTCTGAATATGTAGATTTGCTAAAAAGAGAACCAACCAAATTCAGAATTTTTCTTTGGAATATTTTGAAGGAAGTACCCGTTTTACAAAAAGATTTTAAGTTTCCAGATTTTGGTTTACGTTTGATGAAAGGTTTACCAATGTTATTTTTTGGTGGTAGAAATTCGCATACATTTATGCATTATGACATCGATTTGGCTAATATTTTTCATTTTCATTTTGAAGGAAAAAAAGAAGTAATTCTATTCGATCAAAAGCAAAATGATTTTTTGTATAAAATTCCGCATTCTTTAATTGTAAGAGAAGATATCGATTTTTCGAATCCAGATTTCGATAAATGGCCAGCTTTAAAGAAAGCGAAAGGTTATACTACACATTTAGAGCATGGGCAAGTGCTATATATGCCAGAAGGATATTGGCATTATATGAAATACATAACGCCAGGTTTTTCTATGAGTTTAAGAGCTATTGCTAGAAAGCCTAAAAACCTGTCTAAGGCAATTTACAATGTGTTTGTTATGCGAACAATAGACAATGTAATGAGGCGAATTAAAGGGCAAAAATGGATAGATTGGAAGAATGAAAAAGCAATTACAAGAACTAATAAGTTAAATGGCTTTTAA